A window of Oncorhynchus keta strain PuntledgeMale-10-30-2019 unplaced genomic scaffold, Oket_V2 Un_contig_3602_pilon_pilon, whole genome shotgun sequence contains these coding sequences:
- the LOC127924051 gene encoding uncharacterized protein LOC127924051 isoform X1, whose translation MILKSIRYYSCWGLVDGIVPNGSPPGCWGLVDGIVPNGSHPGCWGLVDGIVPNGSPPGCWGLVDGIVPNGSPPGCWGLVDGIVPNGSPPGCWGLVDGIVPNGSHPGCWGLVDGIVPNGSHPGCWGLVDGIVPNGSHPGCWGLVDGIVPNGSPPGCWGLVDGIVPNGSPPGCWGLVDGIVLNGSHPGCWGLVDGIVPNGSPPGCWGLVDGIVPNGSPPGCWGLVDGIVPNGSHPGCWGLVDGIVPNGSHPGCWGLVDGIVPNGSHPGCCGLVDGIVPNGSPPGCWGLVDGIVPNGSPPGCWGLVDGIVPNGSHPGCWGVVDGIVPNGSHPGCWGLVDGIVPNGSPPGCCGLVDGIVPNGSRPGCSPVYNRTAERRRRRRRGR comes from the exons ATGATTCTGaaaagcataagatattacagttgttGGGGTCTTGTTGATGGGATAGTCCCGAATGGATCTCCTCCAGGTTGTTGGGGTCTTGTTGATGGGATAGTCCCGAATGGATCTCATCCAG GTTGTTGGGGTCTTGTTGATGGGATAGTCCCGAATGGATCTCCTCCAGGTTGTTGGGGTCTTGTTGATGGGATAGTCCCGAATGGATCTCCTCCAGGTTGTTGGGGTCTTGTTGATGGGATAGTCCCGAATGGATCTCCTCCAGGTTGTTGGGGTCTTGTTGATGGGATAGTCCCGAATGGATCTCATCCAGGTTGTTGGGGTCTTGTTGATGGGATAGTCCCGAATGGATCTCATCCAGGTTGTTGGGGTCTTGTTGATGGGATAGTCCCGAATGGATCTCATCCAGGTTGTTGGGGTCTTGTTGATGGGATAGTCCCGAATGGATCTCCTCCAGGTTGTTGGGGTCTTGTTGATGGGATAGTCCCGAATGGATCTCCTCCAG GTTGTTGGGGTCTTGTTGATGGGATAGTCCTGAATGGATCTCATCCAGGTTGTTGGGGTCTTGTTGATGGGATAGTCCCGAATGGATCTCCTCCAGGTTGTTGGGGTCTTGTTGATGGGATAGTCCCGAATGGATCTCCTCCAGGTTGTTGGGGTCTTGTTGATGGGATAGTCCCGAATGGATCTCATCCAG GTTGTTGGGGTCTTGTTGATGGGATAGTCCCGAATGGATCTCATCCAGGTTGTTGGGGTCTTGTTGATGGGATAGTCCCGAATGGATCTCATCCAGGTTGTTGTGGTCTTGTTGATGGGATAGTCCCGAATGGATCTCCTCCAG GTTGTTGGGGTCTTGTTGATGGGATAGTCCCGAATGGATCTCCTCCAGGTTGTTGGGGTCTTGTTGATGGGATAGTCCCGAATGGATCTCATCCAGGTTGTTGGGGTGTTGTTGATGGGATAGTCCCGAATGGATCTCATCCAGGTTGTTGGGGTCTTGTTGATGGGATAGTCCCGAATGGATCTCCTCCAGGTTGTTGTGGTCTTGTTGATGGGATAGTCCCGAATGGATCTCGTCCAGGTTGTTCTCCAGTGTACAATAGAACagcggagaggaggaggaggaggagacgaggaagATGA
- the LOC127924051 gene encoding uncharacterized protein LOC127924051 isoform X30, producing MILKSIRYYSCWGLVDGIVPNGSPPGCWGLVDGIVPNGSHPGCWGLVDGIVPNGSPPGCWGLVDGIVPNGSPPGCWGLVDGIVPNGSPPGCWGLVDGIVPNGSHPGCWGLVDGIVPNGSHPGCWGLVDGIVPNGSHPGCWGLVDGIVPNGSPPGCWGLVDGIVPNGSPPGCWGLVDGIVLNGSHPGCWGLVDGIVPNGSPPGCWGLVDGIVPNGSHPGCWGLVDGIVPNGSHPGCWGLVDGIVPNGSHPGCWGVVDGIVPNGSHPGCWGLVDGIVPNGSPPGCCGLVDGIVPNGSRPGCSPVYNRTAERRRRRRRGR from the exons ATGATTCTGaaaagcataagatattacagttgttGGGGTCTTGTTGATGGGATAGTCCCGAATGGATCTCCTCCAGGTTGTTGGGGTCTTGTTGATGGGATAGTCCCGAATGGATCTCATCCAG GTTGTTGGGGTCTTGTTGATGGGATAGTCCCGAATGGATCTCCTCCAGGTTGTTGGGGTCTTGTTGATGGGATAGTCCCGAATGGATCTCCTCCAGGTTGTTGGGGTCTTGTTGATGGGATAGTCCCGAATGGATCTCCTCCAGGTTGTTGGGGTCTTGTTGATGGGATAGTCCCGAATGGATCTCATCCAGGTTGTTGGGGTCTTGTTGATGGGATAGTCCCGAATGGATCTCATCCAGGTTGTTGGGGTCTTGTTGATGGGATAGTCCCGAATGGATCTCATCCAGGTTGTTGGGGTCTTGTTGATGGGATAGTCCCGAATGGATCTCCTCCAGGTTGTTGGGGTCTTGTTGATGGGATAGTCCCGAATGGATCTCCTCCAG GTTGTTGGGGTCTTGTTGATGGGATAGTCCTGAATGGATCTCATCCAGGTTGTTGGGGTCTTGTTGATGGGATAGTCCCGAATGGATCTCCTCCAG GTTGTTGGGGTCTTGTTGATGGGATAGTCCCGAATGGATCTCATCCAGGTTGTTGGGGTCTTGTTGATGGGATAGTCCCGAATGGATCTCATCCAG GTTGTTGGGGTCTTGTTGATGGGATAGTCCCGAATGGATCTCATCCAGGTTGTTGGGGTGTTGTTGATGGGATAGTCCCGAATGGATCTCATCCAGGTTGTTGGGGTCTTGTTGATGGGATAGTCCCGAATGGATCTCCTCCAGGTTGTTGTGGTCTTGTTGATGGGATAGTCCCGAATGGATCTCGTCCAGGTTGTTCTCCAGTGTACAATAGAACagcggagaggaggaggaggaggagacgaggaagATGA
- the LOC127924051 gene encoding uncharacterized protein LOC127924051 isoform X13: MILKSIRYYSCWGLVDGIVPNGSPPGCWGLVDGIVPNGSHPGCWGLVDGIVPNGSPPGCWGLVDGIVPNGSPPGCWGLVDGIVPNGSPPGCWGLVDGIVPNGSHPGCWGLVDGIVPNGSHPGCWGLVDGIVPNGSHPGCWGLVDGIVPNGSPPGCWGLVDGIVPNGSPPGCWGLVDGIVLNGSHPGCWGLVDGIVPNGSPPGCWGLVDGIVPNGSHPGCWGLVDGIVPNGSHPGCCGLVDGIVPNGSPPGCWGLVDGIVPNGSPPGCWGLVDGIVPNGSHPGCWGVVDGIVPNGSHPGCWGLVDGIVPNGSPPGCCGLVDGIVPNGSRPGCSPVYNRTAERRRRRRRGR, from the exons ATGATTCTGaaaagcataagatattacagttgttGGGGTCTTGTTGATGGGATAGTCCCGAATGGATCTCCTCCAGGTTGTTGGGGTCTTGTTGATGGGATAGTCCCGAATGGATCTCATCCAG GTTGTTGGGGTCTTGTTGATGGGATAGTCCCGAATGGATCTCCTCCAGGTTGTTGGGGTCTTGTTGATGGGATAGTCCCGAATGGATCTCCTCCAGGTTGTTGGGGTCTTGTTGATGGGATAGTCCCGAATGGATCTCCTCCAGGTTGTTGGGGTCTTGTTGATGGGATAGTCCCGAATGGATCTCATCCAGGTTGTTGGGGTCTTGTTGATGGGATAGTCCCGAATGGATCTCATCCAGGTTGTTGGGGTCTTGTTGATGGGATAGTCCCGAATGGATCTCATCCAGGTTGTTGGGGTCTTGTTGATGGGATAGTCCCGAATGGATCTCCTCCAGGTTGTTGGGGTCTTGTTGATGGGATAGTCCCGAATGGATCTCCTCCAG GTTGTTGGGGTCTTGTTGATGGGATAGTCCTGAATGGATCTCATCCAGGTTGTTGGGGTCTTGTTGATGGGATAGTCCCGAATGGATCTCCTCCAG GTTGTTGGGGTCTTGTTGATGGGATAGTCCCGAATGGATCTCATCCAGGTTGTTGGGGTCTTGTTGATGGGATAGTCCCGAATGGATCTCATCCAGGTTGTTGTGGTCTTGTTGATGGGATAGTCCCGAATGGATCTCCTCCAG GTTGTTGGGGTCTTGTTGATGGGATAGTCCCGAATGGATCTCCTCCAGGTTGTTGGGGTCTTGTTGATGGGATAGTCCCGAATGGATCTCATCCAGGTTGTTGGGGTGTTGTTGATGGGATAGTCCCGAATGGATCTCATCCAGGTTGTTGGGGTCTTGTTGATGGGATAGTCCCGAATGGATCTCCTCCAGGTTGTTGTGGTCTTGTTGATGGGATAGTCCCGAATGGATCTCGTCCAGGTTGTTCTCCAGTGTACAATAGAACagcggagaggaggaggaggaggagacgaggaagATGA
- the LOC127924051 gene encoding uncharacterized protein LOC127924051 isoform X22, translated as MILKSIRYYSCWGLVDGIVPNGSPPGCWGLVDGIVPNGSHPGCWGLVDGIVPNGSPPGCWGLVDGIVPNGSPPGCWGLVDGIVPNGSPPGCWGLVDGIVPNGSHPGCWGLVDGIVPNGSHPGCWGLVDGIVPNGSHPGCWGLVDGIVPNGSPPGCWGLVDGIVPNGSPPGCWGLVDGIVLNGSHPGCWGLVDGIVPNGSHPGCWGLVDGIVPNGSHPGCCGLVDGIVPNGSPPGCWGLVDGIVPNGSPPGCWGLVDGIVPNGSHPGCWGVVDGIVPNGSHPGCWGLVDGIVPNGSPPGCCGLVDGIVPNGSRPGCSPVYNRTAERRRRRRRGR; from the exons ATGATTCTGaaaagcataagatattacagttgttGGGGTCTTGTTGATGGGATAGTCCCGAATGGATCTCCTCCAGGTTGTTGGGGTCTTGTTGATGGGATAGTCCCGAATGGATCTCATCCAG GTTGTTGGGGTCTTGTTGATGGGATAGTCCCGAATGGATCTCCTCCAGGTTGTTGGGGTCTTGTTGATGGGATAGTCCCGAATGGATCTCCTCCAGGTTGTTGGGGTCTTGTTGATGGGATAGTCCCGAATGGATCTCCTCCAGGTTGTTGGGGTCTTGTTGATGGGATAGTCCCGAATGGATCTCATCCAGGTTGTTGGGGTCTTGTTGATGGGATAGTCCCGAATGGATCTCATCCAGGTTGTTGGGGTCTTGTTGATGGGATAGTCCCGAATGGATCTCATCCAGGTTGTTGGGGTCTTGTTGATGGGATAGTCCCGAATGGATCTCCTCCAGGTTGTTGGGGTCTTGTTGATGGGATAGTCCCGAATGGATCTCCTCCAG GTTGTTGGGGTCTTGTTGATGGGATAGTCCTGAATGGATCTCATCCAG GTTGTTGGGGTCTTGTTGATGGGATAGTCCCGAATGGATCTCATCCAGGTTGTTGGGGTCTTGTTGATGGGATAGTCCCGAATGGATCTCATCCAGGTTGTTGTGGTCTTGTTGATGGGATAGTCCCGAATGGATCTCCTCCAG GTTGTTGGGGTCTTGTTGATGGGATAGTCCCGAATGGATCTCCTCCAGGTTGTTGGGGTCTTGTTGATGGGATAGTCCCGAATGGATCTCATCCAGGTTGTTGGGGTGTTGTTGATGGGATAGTCCCGAATGGATCTCATCCAGGTTGTTGGGGTCTTGTTGATGGGATAGTCCCGAATGGATCTCCTCCAGGTTGTTGTGGTCTTGTTGATGGGATAGTCCCGAATGGATCTCGTCCAGGTTGTTCTCCAGTGTACAATAGAACagcggagaggaggaggaggaggagacgaggaagATGA
- the LOC127924051 gene encoding uncharacterized protein LOC127924051 isoform X20: MILKSIRYYSCWGLVDGIVPNGSPPGCWGLVDGIVPNGSHPGCWGLVDGIVPNGSPPGCWGLVDGIVPNGSPPGCWGLVDGIVPNGSPPGCWGLVDGIVPNGSPPGCWGLVDGIVPNGSPPGCWGLVDGIVLNGSHPGCWGLVDGIVPNGSPPGCWGLVDGIVPNGSPPGCWGLVDGIVPNGSHPGCWGLVDGIVPNGSHPGCWGLVDGIVPNGSHPGCCGLVDGIVPNGSPPGCWGLVDGIVPNGSPPGCWGLVDGIVPNGSHPGCWGVVDGIVPNGSHPGCWGLVDGIVPNGSPPGCCGLVDGIVPNGSRPGCSPVYNRTAERRRRRRRGR; this comes from the exons ATGATTCTGaaaagcataagatattacagttgttGGGGTCTTGTTGATGGGATAGTCCCGAATGGATCTCCTCCAGGTTGTTGGGGTCTTGTTGATGGGATAGTCCCGAATGGATCTCATCCAG GTTGTTGGGGTCTTGTTGATGGGATAGTCCCGAATGGATCTCCTCCAGGTTGTTGGGGTCTTGTTGATGGGATAGTCCCGAATGGATCTCCTCCAGGTTGTTGGGGTCTTGTTGATGGGATAGTCCCGAATGGATCTCCTCCAG GTTGTTGGGGTCTTGTTGATGGGATAGTCCCGAATGGATCTCCTCCAGGTTGTTGGGGTCTTGTTGATGGGATAGTCCCGAATGGATCTCCTCCAG GTTGTTGGGGTCTTGTTGATGGGATAGTCCTGAATGGATCTCATCCAGGTTGTTGGGGTCTTGTTGATGGGATAGTCCCGAATGGATCTCCTCCAGGTTGTTGGGGTCTTGTTGATGGGATAGTCCCGAATGGATCTCCTCCAGGTTGTTGGGGTCTTGTTGATGGGATAGTCCCGAATGGATCTCATCCAG GTTGTTGGGGTCTTGTTGATGGGATAGTCCCGAATGGATCTCATCCAGGTTGTTGGGGTCTTGTTGATGGGATAGTCCCGAATGGATCTCATCCAGGTTGTTGTGGTCTTGTTGATGGGATAGTCCCGAATGGATCTCCTCCAG GTTGTTGGGGTCTTGTTGATGGGATAGTCCCGAATGGATCTCCTCCAGGTTGTTGGGGTCTTGTTGATGGGATAGTCCCGAATGGATCTCATCCAGGTTGTTGGGGTGTTGTTGATGGGATAGTCCCGAATGGATCTCATCCAGGTTGTTGGGGTCTTGTTGATGGGATAGTCCCGAATGGATCTCCTCCAGGTTGTTGTGGTCTTGTTGATGGGATAGTCCCGAATGGATCTCGTCCAGGTTGTTCTCCAGTGTACAATAGAACagcggagaggaggaggaggaggagacgaggaagATGA
- the LOC127924051 gene encoding uncharacterized protein LOC127924051 isoform X44, translated as MILKSIRYYSCWGLVDGIVPNGSPPGCWGLVDGIVPNGSHPGCWGLVDGIVPNGSPPGCWGLVDGIVPNGSPPGCWGLVDGIVPNGSPPGCWGLVDGIVLNGSHPGCWGLVDGIVPNGSPPGCWGLVDGIVPNGSPPGCWGLVDGIVPNGSHPGCWGLVDGIVPNGSHPGCWGLVDGIVPNGSHPGCCGLVDGIVPNGSPPGCWGLVDGIVPNGSPPGCWGLVDGIVPNGSHPGCWGVVDGIVPNGSHPGCWGLVDGIVPNGSPPGCCGLVDGIVPNGSRPGCSPVYNRTAERRRRRRRGR; from the exons ATGATTCTGaaaagcataagatattacagttgttGGGGTCTTGTTGATGGGATAGTCCCGAATGGATCTCCTCCAGGTTGTTGGGGTCTTGTTGATGGGATAGTCCCGAATGGATCTCATCCAG GTTGTTGGGGTCTTGTTGATGGGATAGTCCCGAATGGATCTCCTCCAGGTTGTTGGGGTCTTGTTGATGGGATAGTCCCGAATGGATCTCCTCCAGGTTGTTGGGGTCTTGTTGATGGGATAGTCCCGAATGGATCTCCTCCAG GTTGTTGGGGTCTTGTTGATGGGATAGTCCTGAATGGATCTCATCCAGGTTGTTGGGGTCTTGTTGATGGGATAGTCCCGAATGGATCTCCTCCAGGTTGTTGGGGTCTTGTTGATGGGATAGTCCCGAATGGATCTCCTCCAGGTTGTTGGGGTCTTGTTGATGGGATAGTCCCGAATGGATCTCATCCAG GTTGTTGGGGTCTTGTTGATGGGATAGTCCCGAATGGATCTCATCCAGGTTGTTGGGGTCTTGTTGATGGGATAGTCCCGAATGGATCTCATCCAGGTTGTTGTGGTCTTGTTGATGGGATAGTCCCGAATGGATCTCCTCCAG GTTGTTGGGGTCTTGTTGATGGGATAGTCCCGAATGGATCTCCTCCAGGTTGTTGGGGTCTTGTTGATGGGATAGTCCCGAATGGATCTCATCCAGGTTGTTGGGGTGTTGTTGATGGGATAGTCCCGAATGGATCTCATCCAGGTTGTTGGGGTCTTGTTGATGGGATAGTCCCGAATGGATCTCCTCCAGGTTGTTGTGGTCTTGTTGATGGGATAGTCCCGAATGGATCTCGTCCAGGTTGTTCTCCAGTGTACAATAGAACagcggagaggaggaggaggaggagacgaggaagATGA
- the LOC127924051 gene encoding uncharacterized protein LOC127924051 isoform X31, producing the protein MILKSIRYYSCWGLVDGIVPNGSPPGCWGLVDGIVPNGSHPGCWGLVDGIVPNGSPPGCWGLVDGIVPNGSPPGCWGLVDGIVPNGSPPGCWGLVDGIVPNGSHPGCWGLVDGIVPNGSHPGCWGLVDGIVPNGSHPGCWGLVDGIVPNGSPPGCWGLVDGIVPNGSPPGCWGLVDGIVLNGSHPGCWGLVDGIVPNGSHPGCWGLVDGIVPNGSHPGCWGLVDGIVPNGSPPGCWGLVDGIVPNGSHPGCWGVVDGIVPNGSHPGCWGLVDGIVPNGSPPGCCGLVDGIVPNGSRPGCSPVYNRTAERRRRRRRGR; encoded by the exons ATGATTCTGaaaagcataagatattacagttgttGGGGTCTTGTTGATGGGATAGTCCCGAATGGATCTCCTCCAGGTTGTTGGGGTCTTGTTGATGGGATAGTCCCGAATGGATCTCATCCAG GTTGTTGGGGTCTTGTTGATGGGATAGTCCCGAATGGATCTCCTCCAGGTTGTTGGGGTCTTGTTGATGGGATAGTCCCGAATGGATCTCCTCCAGGTTGTTGGGGTCTTGTTGATGGGATAGTCCCGAATGGATCTCCTCCAGGTTGTTGGGGTCTTGTTGATGGGATAGTCCCGAATGGATCTCATCCAGGTTGTTGGGGTCTTGTTGATGGGATAGTCCCGAATGGATCTCATCCAGGTTGTTGGGGTCTTGTTGATGGGATAGTCCCGAATGGATCTCATCCAGGTTGTTGGGGTCTTGTTGATGGGATAGTCCCGAATGGATCTCCTCCAGGTTGTTGGGGTCTTGTTGATGGGATAGTCCCGAATGGATCTCCTCCAG GTTGTTGGGGTCTTGTTGATGGGATAGTCCTGAATGGATCTCATCCAG GTTGTTGGGGTCTTGTTGATGGGATAGTCCCGAATGGATCTCATCCAGGTTGTTGGGGTCTTGTTGATGGGATAGTCCCGAATGGATCTCATCCAG GTTGTTGGGGTCTTGTTGATGGGATAGTCCCGAATGGATCTCCTCCAGGTTGTTGGGGTCTTGTTGATGGGATAGTCCCGAATGGATCTCATCCAGGTTGTTGGGGTGTTGTTGATGGGATAGTCCCGAATGGATCTCATCCAGGTTGTTGGGGTCTTGTTGATGGGATAGTCCCGAATGGATCTCCTCCAGGTTGTTGTGGTCTTGTTGATGGGATAGTCCCGAATGGATCTCGTCCAGGTTGTTCTCCAGTGTACAATAGAACagcggagaggaggaggaggaggagacgaggaagATGA
- the LOC127924051 gene encoding uncharacterized protein LOC127924051 isoform X25 gives MILKSIRYYSCWGLVDGIVPNGSPPGCWGLVDGIVPNGSHPGCWGLVDGIVPNGSPPGCWGLVDGIVPNGSPPGCWGLVDGIVPNGSPPGCWGLVDGIVPNGSHPGCWGLVDGIVPNGSHPGCWGLVDGIVPNGSHPGCWGLVDGIVPNGSPPGCWGLVDGIVLNGSHPGCWGLVDGIVPNGSPPGCWGLVDGIVPNGSHPGCWGLVDGIVPNGSHPGCCGLVDGIVPNGSPPGCWGLVDGIVPNGSPPGCWGLVDGIVPNGSHPGCWGVVDGIVPNGSHPGCWGLVDGIVPNGSPPGCCGLVDGIVPNGSRPGCSPVYNRTAERRRRRRRGR, from the exons ATGATTCTGaaaagcataagatattacagttgttGGGGTCTTGTTGATGGGATAGTCCCGAATGGATCTCCTCCAGGTTGTTGGGGTCTTGTTGATGGGATAGTCCCGAATGGATCTCATCCAG GTTGTTGGGGTCTTGTTGATGGGATAGTCCCGAATGGATCTCCTCCAGGTTGTTGGGGTCTTGTTGATGGGATAGTCCCGAATGGATCTCCTCCAGGTTGTTGGGGTCTTGTTGATGGGATAGTCCCGAATGGATCTCCTCCAGGTTGTTGGGGTCTTGTTGATGGGATAGTCCCGAATGGATCTCATCCAGGTTGTTGGGGTCTTGTTGATGGGATAGTCCCGAATGGATCTCATCCAGGTTGTTGGGGTCTTGTTGATGGGATAGTCCCGAATGGATCTCATCCAGGTTGTTGGGGTCTTGTTGATGGGATAGTCCCGAATGGATCTCCTCCAG GTTGTTGGGGTCTTGTTGATGGGATAGTCCTGAATGGATCTCATCCAGGTTGTTGGGGTCTTGTTGATGGGATAGTCCCGAATGGATCTCCTCCAG GTTGTTGGGGTCTTGTTGATGGGATAGTCCCGAATGGATCTCATCCAGGTTGTTGGGGTCTTGTTGATGGGATAGTCCCGAATGGATCTCATCCAGGTTGTTGTGGTCTTGTTGATGGGATAGTCCCGAATGGATCTCCTCCAG GTTGTTGGGGTCTTGTTGATGGGATAGTCCCGAATGGATCTCCTCCAGGTTGTTGGGGTCTTGTTGATGGGATAGTCCCGAATGGATCTCATCCAGGTTGTTGGGGTGTTGTTGATGGGATAGTCCCGAATGGATCTCATCCAGGTTGTTGGGGTCTTGTTGATGGGATAGTCCCGAATGGATCTCCTCCAGGTTGTTGTGGTCTTGTTGATGGGATAGTCCCGAATGGATCTCGTCCAGGTTGTTCTCCAGTGTACAATAGAACagcggagaggaggaggaggaggagacgaggaagATGA
- the LOC127924051 gene encoding uncharacterized protein LOC127924051 isoform X39, with amino-acid sequence MILKSIRYYSCWGLVDGIVPNGSPPGCWGLVDGIVPNGSHPGCWGLVDGIVPNGSPPGCWGLVDGIVPNGSPPGCWGLVDGIVPNGSPPGCWGLVDGIVPNGSPPGCWGLVDGIVPNGSPPGCWGLVDGIVPNGSPPGCWGLVDGIVPNGSPPGCWGLVDGIVPNGSHPGCWGLVDGIVPNGSHPGCWGLVDGIVPNGSHPGCCGLVDGIVPNGSPPGCWGLVDGIVPNGSPPGCWGLVDGIVPNGSHPGCWGVVDGIVPNGSHPGCWGLVDGIVPNGSPPGCCGLVDGIVPNGSRPGCSPVYNRTAERRRRRRRGR; translated from the exons ATGATTCTGaaaagcataagatattacagttgttGGGGTCTTGTTGATGGGATAGTCCCGAATGGATCTCCTCCAGGTTGTTGGGGTCTTGTTGATGGGATAGTCCCGAATGGATCTCATCCAG GTTGTTGGGGTCTTGTTGATGGGATAGTCCCGAATGGATCTCCTCCAGGTTGTTGGGGTCTTGTTGATGGGATAGTCCCGAATGGATCTCCTCCAGGTTGTTGGGGTCTTGTTGATGGGATAGTCCCGAATGGATCTCCTCCAG GTTGTTGGGGTCTTGTTGATGGGATAGTCCCGAATGGATCTCCTCCAGGTTGTTGGGGTCTTGTTGATGGGATAGTCCCGAATGGATCTCCTCCAG GTTGTTGGGGTCTTGTTGATGGGATAGTCCCGAATGGATCTCCTCCAGGTTGTTGGGGTCTTGTTGATGGGATAGTCCCGAATGGATCTCCTCCAGGTTGTTGGGGTCTTGTTGATGGGATAGTCCCGAATGGATCTCATCCAG GTTGTTGGGGTCTTGTTGATGGGATAGTCCCGAATGGATCTCATCCAGGTTGTTGGGGTCTTGTTGATGGGATAGTCCCGAATGGATCTCATCCAGGTTGTTGTGGTCTTGTTGATGGGATAGTCCCGAATGGATCTCCTCCAG GTTGTTGGGGTCTTGTTGATGGGATAGTCCCGAATGGATCTCCTCCAGGTTGTTGGGGTCTTGTTGATGGGATAGTCCCGAATGGATCTCATCCAGGTTGTTGGGGTGTTGTTGATGGGATAGTCCCGAATGGATCTCATCCAGGTTGTTGGGGTCTTGTTGATGGGATAGTCCCGAATGGATCTCCTCCAGGTTGTTGTGGTCTTGTTGATGGGATAGTCCCGAATGGATCTCGTCCAGGTTGTTCTCCAGTGTACAATAGAACagcggagaggaggaggaggaggagacgaggaagATGA
- the LOC127924051 gene encoding uncharacterized protein LOC127924051 isoform X17, with the protein MILKSIRYYSCWGLVDGIVPNGSPPGCWGLVDGIVPNGSHPGCWGLVDGIVPNGSPPGCWGLVDGIVPNGSPPGCWGLVDGIVPNGSPPGCWGLVDGIVPNGSHPGCWGLVDGIVPNGSHPGCWGLVDGIVPNGSHPGCWGLVDGIVPNGSPPGCWGLVDGIVPNGSPPGCWGLVDGIVLNGSHPGCWGLVDGIVPNGSPPGCWGLVDGIVPNGSHPGCWGLVDGIVPNGSHPGCWGLVDGIVPNGSPPGCWGLVDGIVPNGSHPGCWGVVDGIVPNGSHPGCWGLVDGIVPNGSPPGCCGLVDGIVPNGSRPGCSPVYNRTAERRRRRRRGR; encoded by the exons ATGATTCTGaaaagcataagatattacagttgttGGGGTCTTGTTGATGGGATAGTCCCGAATGGATCTCCTCCAGGTTGTTGGGGTCTTGTTGATGGGATAGTCCCGAATGGATCTCATCCAG GTTGTTGGGGTCTTGTTGATGGGATAGTCCCGAATGGATCTCCTCCAGGTTGTTGGGGTCTTGTTGATGGGATAGTCCCGAATGGATCTCCTCCAGGTTGTTGGGGTCTTGTTGATGGGATAGTCCCGAATGGATCTCCTCCAGGTTGTTGGGGTCTTGTTGATGGGATAGTCCCGAATGGATCTCATCCAGGTTGTTGGGGTCTTGTTGATGGGATAGTCCCGAATGGATCTCATCCAGGTTGTTGGGGTCTTGTTGATGGGATAGTCCCGAATGGATCTCATCCAGGTTGTTGGGGTCTTGTTGATGGGATAGTCCCGAATGGATCTCCTCCAGGTTGTTGGGGTCTTGTTGATGGGATAGTCCCGAATGGATCTCCTCCAG GTTGTTGGGGTCTTGTTGATGGGATAGTCCTGAATGGATCTCATCCAGGTTGTTGGGGTCTTGTTGATGGGATAGTCCCGAATGGATCTCCTCCAG GTTGTTGGGGTCTTGTTGATGGGATAGTCCCGAATGGATCTCATCCAGGTTGTTGGGGTCTTGTTGATGGGATAGTCCCGAATGGATCTCATCCAG GTTGTTGGGGTCTTGTTGATGGGATAGTCCCGAATGGATCTCCTCCAGGTTGTTGGGGTCTTGTTGATGGGATAGTCCCGAATGGATCTCATCCAGGTTGTTGGGGTGTTGTTGATGGGATAGTCCCGAATGGATCTCATCCAGGTTGTTGGGGTCTTGTTGATGGGATAGTCCCGAATGGATCTCCTCCAGGTTGTTGTGGTCTTGTTGATGGGATAGTCCCGAATGGATCTCGTCCAGGTTGTTCTCCAGTGTACAATAGAACagcggagaggaggaggaggaggagacgaggaagATGA